From the genome of Zalophus californianus isolate mZalCal1 chromosome 6, mZalCal1.pri.v2, whole genome shotgun sequence, one region includes:
- the LOC113908613 gene encoding 60S ribosomal protein L31-like, producing MGHSAINKVVTREHTINIQKHIHGVGFKKCAPEALKDIRKFSMKEMRTPDVRTDTRLNNTVRAKGIRKVPHHVCVQLSRKCNKDEDSPNQLYTLVTYVPVTTFKNLDS from the coding sequence ATGGGCCATTCTGCCATCAACAAGGTAGTAACCAGAGAACACACCATCAACATTCAGAAGCACATCCATGGAGTGGGTTTCAAGAAATGTGCCCCTGAGGCACTCAAAGACATCCGGAAATTTTCCATGAAGGAGATGAGAACTCCAGATGTGCGCACTGACACCAGACTCAACAACACTGTGAgggccaaaggaataaggaaggTTCCACACCATGTATGTGTGCAGTTGTCCAGAAAATGTAACAAGGATGAAGATTCACCAAACCAGCTCTATACACTGGTTACCTATgtacctgtcaccactttcaaaaatctaGACAGTTAA